GCGGCGCAAGGATTCCTCGAGCATTTGCATCGCGAGTTTCGCGCTGCGGCCGTGGGTGCAAACCTTCGTCATCAAAAAAACCTTATCGCGCCGGCCTTCCAGCCCGCGCCCGAGAATATTTTCCGTTTTGCCATTCCAATATTCCCAGCAGTTATCGAAAAACGTGATGCCTCCATCCACCGCCTCTTGAACCAGGCGAATCGCATGATCCACGCTTTTCAAATCGCCGAGATGATGCCCGCCACAGCCCAGCGCGGAGATTTGTGTGTCCGCGCGGCCAAACTTGCGCATGGGCATGGTGCCGGGTACGGATGCGGGCGGAAGGTTCGTTGTCGAAACGGGTGAATTGGTTTGCGCACCGGCATTGATGGCGGCGCCGAGGCTGAGAAGCCCGGCGGTTTTCAAAAAATCACGGCGGGCAAAAGCCGGATTAGCAGCGGCGAAATTCATAGGTGCATCTCGACAGCGCTCAACGCAGCCGAATGTCAGCCAATTTCAGCAGCAAATATGCCGCCGCCAGTTTTTGCCGGGGGATGCAGAACTCGCGAACGGATAAGAACTGATTCTCGTTTTATGCAACAACCAACGAATAAGAGTATGCAAAATGCGCGAGACGGATTCAGAGGTGGATAAGTTTTCTGCCGCCTTGGTGGAATTTGGTAACGCGGCAGCACCCCTTATCTCTTTCGGCCTCAACCCAGCTTTTGAATGGAGTCGCGGATCTTGCGCTCGATGAATTCCTGGCGGCCCGCATCCAGGATTTTGCCGCCATCCTGTTCATTGATGTAGAACGTGTCAATTGCCGCGCCGCGCTCGGTGACGATCTTTGCGGCGGTGATGTTCAGATCCAGTTCCGCCAGCGCGAGCGAAATCACATACAGCAAACCGACGCGGTCTTCCGTTTCAATTTCAATCGCGGTGCGGCTGTCGGACGTTTCATTGTCAAAACGGATGCACGTGGGCATGCGGTCGCCTTCGTAGGATTGATACGGCGGACGATTGCCTTTTTGTTTCGCCACCAGCGCGGGAAAATCCACGTCGCCGCCGGTCAAAACTTTCGCCAGCAGTTTCTCGAATTTTTCTCGCTCCTCCTTGTTCGCCATCGCGCCGGTGCGGGCATCGGTCACGAAAAAAGTGTCGAGCACGATGGCATCCGAGCGCGTGAAAATCTGCGCGCTGAGAATGTTCAAACCGCTGGCGCTTAGCGAACCGGCGATGTGATGGAACAACTCGGCGCGGTCCCACGTGCAAATTTTCACGACGGTAAAACCGCGATCGGGTTCGTTGTGCCAATCCACAATCGGCTCGAGCGGATGATTGTTATCGGACAGTTGCACATGCAAAAACCGATGTGAGAGCACGAGGTCGCGAGTGATTTCCGGCGCGGTGTGAATCTGGAAATAGCGTCCCGGCAACGCGCCAAAATGGGCATGCAATTCTTCCGCCGTGATCCGCCCCGGCAGCGAACGGCCGATTTCCTCGGCGAGCAATTCGCGCTGGCGCGCCTCGGCGCGAATGAAGTCCGTGCCGCCGGCCAGCTCATGCACCGTCTTGCGATAAAGCGTCCACAGCAGCGCGTCCTTGAAATCGTTCCACAATTTATCGCTCGTGGCCATCGAGTCCGCGAACGTATGCAGCGTGAGCATGGCGAGATTCGCGGGAGTTTGAATCTCCTTCGCAAATGCGCGGATGACAGCGTTATCGTCAAGATCGCGGCGTTGCGAAATGTTCGCCATCGTCAAATGGTTTTCGATGATGAGCCGCAGCGAATGAGTCGTCGCACCATCGAGCGCAAGGCGTTTGGCGACGCGCGTGGCTTGTTGCGCGCCGATCACCGCGTGTTTGCCGTGGCCATCGGATTTGCCGACGTCATGCAGCAGCAGCGCGAGGTAAAGCAGGAACGGCTGGCCGAGATCCTGGAAAAGTTGCGCGTAATGCGCATACGGCTCCTCGCTCGCCTCCCAGATGCGGTCAAGTTTTTCGAGGCACATCAGCGTGTGCTCATCGGCGGTGTATTGATGATAAAATTCGTGCTGCACGAGGCAGGTGAGCCGGCCGAATTCGGGAATATATTTGCCGAGCAAACCGACTTCGTGCATCTGGCGCAGGACGGGCGCGACATTGCCGCGCTGGTTGAGAATCGTCAGAAAAGTTTCGCGCACGTGTTCGTCGTAAAGAAACGCGCGATCGGCAAGCGAAAGCTGGCTGCGGATCAATTGCGCCAGATCGGGGTGCAACTGAAGACCGCGCTGCTGCGCTTGCAGAAACACGCGCATCAGGCGGCGCGGTTGATCCCGGAAGACGCGCGGATTCGCCGCGTGGATATAACCGTCAATGAACTTAAAACCATCCACGACGTTTACCTCAAGTTCGCGTTTCTTGCGGCCGATCAACCCGCGAAAAAATTGCAATCGCTTCGGCGCCGGCAACAGGGCGAGGCGCTGTTCGAGCGTGCGGTTGATGATGTAAATATTGCGGAAGTGCGTGTAAAGCTGCCGCATGAATTTCTCCAGTCGCACACTGGGCGAACGATCGTGAAAGCCAAGATTGTGCGCGACGGCGGGCTGCACATTTTTGCTGAGCGCATCCACCGGGCGGCCCACGTGGTAATGCAATTCGTTGCGCGCGCGCAATAAATAATCGTAAGCGGTTTCAAGCTGCTTGCGCTCGGACTCGGTGATGAGTTCGCGCTCCTGCAATTCCGCCAGCGTGCGCGTGCGATATTTGAAATACGCCATCCACAATAGATTCTGATGATCGCGCAAACCGCCGCAGCCATTCTTGATGTTCGGCTCCTGCATCGAGGGCGAGTTGCCAAATTTCGTATGGCGCGCCGCCTGGTCTTCCAGCCGCGCGGCGATATATTTATTTTCGTTTCCCTCGACGAGCTTCCGCACAATCGTCTTCTGCAATTTCTTGTAAAGATCCTCGCTGCCCGCGATCAGGCGCGACTCGATCAATGCCGTCTTGGACAGCATGTCCTCCTGCGCGTTGGAAACGCAGTCGTCAATATTGCGCACCGAATAACCAACCTTGAGGCCGAGGTCCCACAGCGGATAAAGAATGCCGTCCATCATCCGCGAAAGAATGAGCAGGGGCTTGTTCCCGGCCGAAACCTGGCCTTCGTGCAGGAACATGAAATCAATATCGCTTTGCGGATTGAGTTCGGCGCGCCCATAGCCGCCGATGGCGATAAGGGCGATGGGCGGGAAATTTTTTTGCGATTCGGGACTGAAAGTCAGTACGATGGAATCCCACATCCGGCGTAAAATGAGGTCGAGCATTGCGGCGCGGGCGCGGCAAATTTCGAGGCCGCCCGCGCCGGCCCGGTGCAGGATTTTCAAACGATGCGTCTCGACCTTCAAAAAAGTTTTGAAGCGCGCGAGTTCTTCGTTTGGAACGTGGCCGGCTGGATAAGCGAGCCGCACCGCGGCGTTGGCTTCCATTCTTTCAATCAACGTAGGCATCCTGACACAGAGTGGTGCGAAAACAGTTTGAAGGCAAGCATGGGCGCATTCCGCCGCCGACTTAGGGAATTTTCACGGCACAAAAAGCGCCTCCCTATGGACCGCGGGTCCATGACCCGCAGCAACTCTCGCAAAGATCGCCGCTTTCGGTTAGCACACATATTTAAAATCAAAGTTCATGATTTTGCAGTGGGCTGAGTCCGAGCGGCTTGACCTTATGGACCTTGCTGCGGGTCATAGACCCGCGGTCCGCAGGAATTCAGCGCTCATAGAGCGCACTACCTTCGGAAACTTTCAAATGGTTATACTTCCAAATAATCCAAAACCTTGTGGCGCTGCCGGTGTTTGCTAGAGTCACCGAACGCATGGCACACGAGCCAGACCCCGATGCCGCCCTCATGCTCCGCGTCAAGCGCGGGGATGATACTGCTTTTGCCGAATTGGTGGAGAAATACAAGCAGCCGGTCATGAACCTCGTGTATCGTATCCTCCACGACGCCACCGAAGCCGAGGACCTCGCCCAGAATGTTTTTTTGCAGGTCTATAAATCCGCGCATCGCTACGAAGTGACGGCGCGCTTTTCCACCTGGCTCTTCACCATCGCGCGAAATCTTTGCCTCAACGAAATCCGCCGCCGGTCCCGTCATCCGGCCGATTCGATTGAAGCCCCGCATTCGGAATCCGAGGACCAGCCAGCGCGGCAATTCGAGGACACCAAAAATTTTCTGCCGACGGAAAATCTTTTGCACTCGGAATTGGAAAACAAAATCGAGCAGGCGCTGGCGGAATTGCCCGAGCTGCAACGCACGGCCATCCTGCTTTGCCGCCGCGACGACCTGAGTTACGAGGACATCGCCAAGGTGCTCGGAACCTCGCTTTCGGCCACGAAATCGCTGATTCATCGCGGGCGCGAGACGCTGAAACAAAAACTAAAACCTTACCTGCGCAGCGGCGATTGGAAAAAAACGCCAAATTGAACGCAACTTTGTCGGCCCACTGGTTTTACCTATCTAAGACGTTATGAACGAACAGGATTACAACCAATTACGCGAGAGCGGTTGGAGGCGTCCCCTCACGGAAAGCGAAACCGCTGAGTTGCAGAAGTATTGGGCGGCGCATCCCGCGGCGCGCGAGGAGTGGGAGAATGACGCGGCCTTGAACCGGCTGATGGAGCGTTTGCCATCGGCGCCAGCGGTGTCATCGAATTTCACCGCGCGCGTTTTGCAGATGGCAGCCTTGGAAAAGGCGGCGCGGGAACGCACGAATGGGCGGGCCGGGTTTGGCTGGGACTATTTGCGAAGCTGGTTGCCGAAGGCCGCCGTCGCCGCGCTCGCCATTACTTTAGGCATTGCCAGTTATCACATGCACGAAGTCAACACGCACGCCGCGCTGGCGAAAAATGCCGTGGAATTCACCGCAGCCGTGGCGGCGTCTGATCCCGAAGCGATTGGCGACATCGAACCCATCCGTCAACTAAGCGATGCCCAGCCGAAGGCGGACGTCGAGTTGATCGCGTTGATGAAATAAAATGACCTCGCGGGTTCGCCATTTGCTTTTGCTGCTGGTGTCGCTCACCGCGACGGGATTCGCCCCGCTGCTCGAAGCCCAGCCGCCCGCTCCGCCTTCACCCACGGCTTCCGTCACTCTGCCGCCCATGCCGAGCGTGACTTCGCCGGTGGATGTGTTTCGGAAATTGCTAGCGATGACTCCCGAGGAGCGTGAGCTTCAACTGTCGAAACGTCCGCCGGAAATTCGCAAACGCATTCTCGCCAAGCTCCAGGAATATGCGGCGATGAAGCCTGACGACCGCGATTCGCGGTTGCGCGTCACGGAGCTTCGCTGGTTTCTGCTCTCGCTCATGAATCAACCGCCGGGCATGCGCACGAACACGCTTGCCGCCGTGCCGGACGCGGAACGCCAGCCCATTATTGATCGCTTGCAGCAGTGGGACAAATTGCCAGCGGATGAGCAGAAGGATATTTTGAAATACGAAAAGAGCATGGAACAATTCGTGGACCAAAGCCTGACTCATCACCTCGCGGCCACCAATATTTTGAATACGCCTTTGCCGCCCATGCCGCCGGGCGCGCTCAAGAGCCTCGATAATTTTTTGCAACTGCCGCCCGAACAGCGCCAGCAGATGTATGGGAGCTTCCAGCGTTTCTTCGAGTTGACCGATGCCGAAAAACAAAAGGCCGTGGGTTTGCTGCCGGACACTCAGCGCGAACAAATGGCCGCGTTGCTGCGCTCGTTCAAGGATTTGCCCCCGGCGGATCGTGCCGAACGCTTTCACGCGCTGGCAAGGTTGTCGAGCATGAGCGACGCCGATCGCGCCGAGTTCATGAAGAAAGCCGAACGCTGGCGCGAGTTATCTCCCGCCGAACGCGACGCCTGGCGCAGTCTGGTGCATCGGCTTCCGCCTTCGCCGCCGCTGCCGCCCGGAATGATTTTTCCCCCCATGCCGCCGCGCTCAGCCATGCAGGCCAGCACCGTGGAAGTCACAAATTCTTCGCCGTGAAGAATTCGCCGAATCGCCCTTGTCACCCTGCGGGACCGTCATTAAGTTGAGCCCGTGCATAGCATTGCATTTACAGTCGGCCCGCTGACCGTTCACTGGTACGGCATTCTCGTGGCCATCGGTTTTTTGACGGGCCTTTGGACGGCGGCGCGGCGCGCGCGCTTCGTCGGAATTTCTCCCGAAGTGATTTATGATTTCGGCCCGTGGCTCATCGTCGGCGGCATCCTTGGCGGGCGAATTCTTTACGTCATCTCCTATTGGCACGAACAATTCGCCGAACATCCCTTCCCGGAAATTTTCATGATTCAGCATGGCGGACTGGTTTTTTACGGCGGATTGATCGGGGCTATAGCGCTCGGAATGTTTTATCTTTACCGCAAAAAACTTCCGGTGTGGACGATCGCGGACATCATGGCGCCGAGC
This genomic interval from Verrucomicrobiia bacterium contains the following:
- a CDS encoding sigma-70 family RNA polymerase sigma factor, encoding MAHEPDPDAALMLRVKRGDDTAFAELVEKYKQPVMNLVYRILHDATEAEDLAQNVFLQVYKSAHRYEVTARFSTWLFTIARNLCLNEIRRRSRHPADSIEAPHSESEDQPARQFEDTKNFLPTENLLHSELENKIEQALAELPELQRTAILLCRRDDLSYEDIAKVLGTSLSATKSLIHRGRETLKQKLKPYLRSGDWKKTPN
- the glnD gene encoding [protein-PII] uridylyltransferase, whose product is MEANAAVRLAYPAGHVPNEELARFKTFLKVETHRLKILHRAGAGGLEICRARAAMLDLILRRMWDSIVLTFSPESQKNFPPIALIAIGGYGRAELNPQSDIDFMFLHEGQVSAGNKPLLILSRMMDGILYPLWDLGLKVGYSVRNIDDCVSNAQEDMLSKTALIESRLIAGSEDLYKKLQKTIVRKLVEGNENKYIAARLEDQAARHTKFGNSPSMQEPNIKNGCGGLRDHQNLLWMAYFKYRTRTLAELQERELITESERKQLETAYDYLLRARNELHYHVGRPVDALSKNVQPAVAHNLGFHDRSPSVRLEKFMRQLYTHFRNIYIINRTLEQRLALLPAPKRLQFFRGLIGRKKRELEVNVVDGFKFIDGYIHAANPRVFRDQPRRLMRVFLQAQQRGLQLHPDLAQLIRSQLSLADRAFLYDEHVRETFLTILNQRGNVAPVLRQMHEVGLLGKYIPEFGRLTCLVQHEFYHQYTADEHTLMCLEKLDRIWEASEEPYAHYAQLFQDLGQPFLLYLALLLHDVGKSDGHGKHAVIGAQQATRVAKRLALDGATTHSLRLIIENHLTMANISQRRDLDDNAVIRAFAKEIQTPANLAMLTLHTFADSMATSDKLWNDFKDALLWTLYRKTVHELAGGTDFIRAEARQRELLAEEIGRSLPGRITAEELHAHFGALPGRYFQIHTAPEITRDLVLSHRFLHVQLSDNNHPLEPIVDWHNEPDRGFTVVKICTWDRAELFHHIAGSLSASGLNILSAQIFTRSDAIVLDTFFVTDARTGAMANKEEREKFEKLLAKVLTGGDVDFPALVAKQKGNRPPYQSYEGDRMPTCIRFDNETSDSRTAIEIETEDRVGLLYVISLALAELDLNITAAKIVTERGAAIDTFYINEQDGGKILDAGRQEFIERKIRDSIQKLG
- a CDS encoding DUF3106 domain-containing protein, which translates into the protein MTSRVRHLLLLLVSLTATGFAPLLEAQPPAPPSPTASVTLPPMPSVTSPVDVFRKLLAMTPEERELQLSKRPPEIRKRILAKLQEYAAMKPDDRDSRLRVTELRWFLLSLMNQPPGMRTNTLAAVPDAERQPIIDRLQQWDKLPADEQKDILKYEKSMEQFVDQSLTHHLAATNILNTPLPPMPPGALKSLDNFLQLPPEQRQQMYGSFQRFFELTDAEKQKAVGLLPDTQREQMAALLRSFKDLPPADRAERFHALARLSSMSDADRAEFMKKAERWRELSPAERDAWRSLVHRLPPSPPLPPGMIFPPMPPRSAMQASTVEVTNSSP